The proteins below are encoded in one region of Corvus hawaiiensis isolate bCorHaw1 chromosome 3, bCorHaw1.pri.cur, whole genome shotgun sequence:
- the IL22RA2 gene encoding interleukin-22 receptor subunit alpha-2 isoform X5 — MALLVLENQDLQDSIKPQKVEFHSLNFNTTLHWQPGWAREARDALYFVQYKVYGQSTWQNKDNCWGIPSRVCDLTHETSDIQEPYYGRVRATLAGVYSSWSLSCRFTPWRETMVGPPMVTVVHSNNSIIVKLQAPQSPYKRKRGSKITMTNYYDLLYQVFIINNLLDEQHRVLVYEGKDKVIKIQDLRPGVSYCIVAKTYVPMLDRSSAYSSRQCTVLQ, encoded by the exons ATGG CGCTTTTAGTTTTGGAAAACCAAGACCTGCAAGATTCGATTAAGCCGCAGAAGGTAGAGTTTCATTCATTAAACTTCAACACCACTTTGCATTGGCAGCCTGGGTGGGCCAGAGAGGCGAGAGATGCGCTCTACTTTGTGCAGTACAAAGT GTATGGGCAGAGCACGTGGCAAAACAAAGACAACTGCTGGGGGATTCCCAGCCGTGTCTGTGACCTAACACATGAGACCTCTGACATCCAGGAGCCTTACTACGGCAGGGTGAGAGCCACCTTGGCTGGTGTCTATTCCAGCTGGAGCCTCAGCTGCAGATTCACTCCCTGGCGAGAAA ctaTGGTAGGACCTCCAATGGTAACTGTGGTTCATAGCAACAACTCCATAATAGTAAAGCTCCAGGCTCCACAGTCCCCTTATAAAAGGAAGAGAGGCAGCAAAATAACAATGACAAATTATTATGATCTGCTGTATCAAGTCTTCATAATTAACAACTTGCTAGATGAG CAACACAGAGTCCTGGTGTATGAAGGGAAAGACAAGGTTATTAAAATACAAGACTTGAGGCCTGGAGTCAGCTACTGCATCGTGGCTAAAACGTACGTGCCGATGCTGGACCGCAGCAGTGCCTACAGCAGCAGGCAATGTACCGTGCTGCAGTGA
- the IL22RA2 gene encoding interleukin-22 receptor subunit alpha-2 isoform X3 has product MSVTNAFCYHSFLFAALLVLENQDLQDSIKPQKVEFHSLNFNTTLHWQPGWAREARDALYFVQYKVYGQSTWQNKDNCWGIPSRVCDLTHETSDIQEPYYGRVRATLAGVYSSWSLSCRFTPWRETMVGPPMVTVVHSNNSIIVKLQAPQSPYKRKRGSKITMTNYYDLLYQVFIINNLLDEQHRVLVYEGKDKVIKIQDLRPGVSYCIVAKTYVPMLDRSSAYSSRQCTVLQ; this is encoded by the exons ATGTCTGTGACAAATGCATTCTGTTATCATTCCTTCCTATTTGCAGCGCTTTTAGTTTTGGAAAACCAAGACCTGCAAGATTCGATTAAGCCGCAGAAGGTAGAGTTTCATTCATTAAACTTCAACACCACTTTGCATTGGCAGCCTGGGTGGGCCAGAGAGGCGAGAGATGCGCTCTACTTTGTGCAGTACAAAGT GTATGGGCAGAGCACGTGGCAAAACAAAGACAACTGCTGGGGGATTCCCAGCCGTGTCTGTGACCTAACACATGAGACCTCTGACATCCAGGAGCCTTACTACGGCAGGGTGAGAGCCACCTTGGCTGGTGTCTATTCCAGCTGGAGCCTCAGCTGCAGATTCACTCCCTGGCGAGAAA ctaTGGTAGGACCTCCAATGGTAACTGTGGTTCATAGCAACAACTCCATAATAGTAAAGCTCCAGGCTCCACAGTCCCCTTATAAAAGGAAGAGAGGCAGCAAAATAACAATGACAAATTATTATGATCTGCTGTATCAAGTCTTCATAATTAACAACTTGCTAGATGAG CAACACAGAGTCCTGGTGTATGAAGGGAAAGACAAGGTTATTAAAATACAAGACTTGAGGCCTGGAGTCAGCTACTGCATCGTGGCTAAAACGTACGTGCCGATGCTGGACCGCAGCAGTGCCTACAGCAGCAGGCAATGTACCGTGCTGCAGTGA
- the IL22RA2 gene encoding interleukin-22 receptor subunit alpha-2 isoform X1, producing MRRIMLSFLCLLMHLLQVETTSLLVLENQDLQDSIKPQKWPTLPTTLPQDALHGKLEATLGAGPQGLLPSLAHWYGQSTWQNKDNCWGIPSRVCDLTHETSDIQEPYYGRVRATLAGVYSSWSLSCRFTPWRETMVGPPMVTVVHSNNSIIVKLQAPQSPYKRKRGSKITMTNYYDLLYQVFIINNLLDEQHRVLVYEGKDKVIKIQDLRPGVSYCIVAKTYVPMLDRSSAYSSRQCTVLQ from the exons ATGAGGAGGATCATGCTGTCCTTCCTCTGCTTACTGATGCACCTACTTCAGGTTGAGACAACTT CGCTTTTAGTTTTGGAAAACCAAGACCTGCAAGATTCGATTAAGCCGCAGAAG tggcCTACCTTGCCCACGACACTGCCTCAAGATGCCTTGCATGGAAAGCTTGAGGCAACATTAGGGGCTGGTCCTCAGGGtctgctcccatccctggcacACTG GTATGGGCAGAGCACGTGGCAAAACAAAGACAACTGCTGGGGGATTCCCAGCCGTGTCTGTGACCTAACACATGAGACCTCTGACATCCAGGAGCCTTACTACGGCAGGGTGAGAGCCACCTTGGCTGGTGTCTATTCCAGCTGGAGCCTCAGCTGCAGATTCACTCCCTGGCGAGAAA ctaTGGTAGGACCTCCAATGGTAACTGTGGTTCATAGCAACAACTCCATAATAGTAAAGCTCCAGGCTCCACAGTCCCCTTATAAAAGGAAGAGAGGCAGCAAAATAACAATGACAAATTATTATGATCTGCTGTATCAAGTCTTCATAATTAACAACTTGCTAGATGAG CAACACAGAGTCCTGGTGTATGAAGGGAAAGACAAGGTTATTAAAATACAAGACTTGAGGCCTGGAGTCAGCTACTGCATCGTGGCTAAAACGTACGTGCCGATGCTGGACCGCAGCAGTGCCTACAGCAGCAGGCAATGTACCGTGCTGCAGTGA
- the IFNGR1 gene encoding interferon gamma receptor 1, giving the protein MWVPLSLLALAALLGPRRSAASQGEQPPAVPSPTEIVVTSENFKTVLHWQYPSVPETPRFIVEIKPYNLGYYKNVSTCVNTSAHFCDLSEEICDPYLSHWLRVKAFVGSQQSEYVEANEFILQRHGKIGPPKLNLSRHGDKIVVDIYHPEFPLSCIEDIYSRLEYLVSARNSKNETEEFYEDNCTMHKCSLKIPVPNESSTYCVSAEGRFDDLMVGTPSEESCIPVPLKQTLSIHFIIILCVVIGTLTIIAMVYCGCKKLRKRNIKLPKSLVNVMRNLSTGALLGPKSEGKYISVISFPSGHSELPVNGEVTLLEIEPEEEAVSPVTSCDGDPAVSSPEAPPKVEEVPVQESTEEVSSDADEQNCKVKESYFISGSSQMDTCSKSSGAEISTTETQQTVIPSSCFKFSGYDKPHVPLDVLMIDVGEEQPVNAYRPTE; this is encoded by the exons TGCCTTCACCAACAGAGATTGTAGTAACATCCGaaaatttcaaaacagttttgcaTTGGCAGTACCCATCTGTGCCTGAAACGCCTCGTTTTATTGTGGAAATCAAGCCTTACAA TTTAGGTTACTATAAGAACGTCTCAACCTGTGTGAACACTTCAGCTCATTTTTGTGATCTCTCAGAGGAAATATGTGACCCTTATTTATCTCACTGGCTTCGAGTTAAAGCTTTTGTTGGGTCACAACAGTCTGAATATGTCGAGGCAAATGAGTTTATTTTGCAAAGGCATG GAAAAATAGGACCGCCAAAACTGAATCTCTCAAGACATGGTGATAAAATTGTGGTTGATATTTACCATCCTGAATTCCCTCTTTCTTGTATTGAAGACATTTATTCAAGGCTTGAGTACTTGGTGAGTGCTCGGAATAGTAAAAATGAG ACTGAAGAGTTCTACGAGGACAACTGTACAATGCATAAGTGTAGCCTCAAAATCCCAGTTCCTAATGAAAGTTCCACATACTGTGTTTCAGCAGAAGGACGTTTTGATGATCTGATGGTTGGCACTCCATCAGAGGAAAGCTGCATTCCTGTTCCTCTCAAGCAGACACTGA GTATACATTTTATCATCATTCTGTGTGTTGTTATTGGGACCTTGACTATAATAGCAATGGTATACTGTGGCTGCAAGAAACTGAGGAAAAGGAACATAAAGCTGCCTAAGTCTTTG GTCAATGTGATGAGAAATCTGAGCACAGGTGCCTTACTGGGACCAAAATCAGAGGGGAAGTATATATCCGTAATTAGCTTCCCATCAGGTCACTCGGAGTTGCCAGTGAACGGTGAAGTAACATTGCTGGAGATAGAGCCAGAAGAAGAAGCTGTTAGTCCTGTGACTTCCTGTGACGGAGACCCTGCTGTCTCTTCCCCAGAGGCACCACCCAAGGTAGAAGAGGTGCCTGTGCAGGAAAGCACAGAGGAGGTATCTTCTGATGCTGATGAACAAAATTGTAAAGTAAAAGAGAGTTACTTCATTTCTGGCAGTAGCCAAATGGATACATGCAGTAAGTCTTCAGGGGCAGAGATTTCTaccacagaaacacagcaaacagTCATCCCAAGCAGCTGCTTCAAGTTTTCTGGCTATGACAAGCCTCATGTTCCATTAGATGTGTTAATGATAGATGTTGGTGAAGAACAGCCTGTGAATGCTTACAGGCCAACTGAGTAA
- the IL22RA2 gene encoding interleukin-22 receptor subunit alpha-2 isoform X2, with the protein MRRIMLSFLCLLMHLLQVETTSLLVLENQDLQDSIKPQKVEFHSLNFNTTLHWQPGWAREARDALYFVQYKVYGQSTWQNKDNCWGIPSRVCDLTHETSDIQEPYYGRVRATLAGVYSSWSLSCRFTPWRETMVGPPMVTVVHSNNSIIVKLQAPQSPYKRKRGSKITMTNYYDLLYQVFIINNLLDEQHRVLVYEGKDKVIKIQDLRPGVSYCIVAKTYVPMLDRSSAYSSRQCTVLQ; encoded by the exons ATGAGGAGGATCATGCTGTCCTTCCTCTGCTTACTGATGCACCTACTTCAGGTTGAGACAACTT CGCTTTTAGTTTTGGAAAACCAAGACCTGCAAGATTCGATTAAGCCGCAGAAGGTAGAGTTTCATTCATTAAACTTCAACACCACTTTGCATTGGCAGCCTGGGTGGGCCAGAGAGGCGAGAGATGCGCTCTACTTTGTGCAGTACAAAGT GTATGGGCAGAGCACGTGGCAAAACAAAGACAACTGCTGGGGGATTCCCAGCCGTGTCTGTGACCTAACACATGAGACCTCTGACATCCAGGAGCCTTACTACGGCAGGGTGAGAGCCACCTTGGCTGGTGTCTATTCCAGCTGGAGCCTCAGCTGCAGATTCACTCCCTGGCGAGAAA ctaTGGTAGGACCTCCAATGGTAACTGTGGTTCATAGCAACAACTCCATAATAGTAAAGCTCCAGGCTCCACAGTCCCCTTATAAAAGGAAGAGAGGCAGCAAAATAACAATGACAAATTATTATGATCTGCTGTATCAAGTCTTCATAATTAACAACTTGCTAGATGAG CAACACAGAGTCCTGGTGTATGAAGGGAAAGACAAGGTTATTAAAATACAAGACTTGAGGCCTGGAGTCAGCTACTGCATCGTGGCTAAAACGTACGTGCCGATGCTGGACCGCAGCAGTGCCTACAGCAGCAGGCAATGTACCGTGCTGCAGTGA
- the IL22RA2 gene encoding interleukin-22 receptor subunit alpha-2 isoform X4, which translates to MALLVLENQDLQDSIKPQKWPTLPTTLPQDALHGKLEATLGAGPQGLLPSLAHWYGQSTWQNKDNCWGIPSRVCDLTHETSDIQEPYYGRVRATLAGVYSSWSLSCRFTPWRETMVGPPMVTVVHSNNSIIVKLQAPQSPYKRKRGSKITMTNYYDLLYQVFIINNLLDEQHRVLVYEGKDKVIKIQDLRPGVSYCIVAKTYVPMLDRSSAYSSRQCTVLQ; encoded by the exons ATGG CGCTTTTAGTTTTGGAAAACCAAGACCTGCAAGATTCGATTAAGCCGCAGAAG tggcCTACCTTGCCCACGACACTGCCTCAAGATGCCTTGCATGGAAAGCTTGAGGCAACATTAGGGGCTGGTCCTCAGGGtctgctcccatccctggcacACTG GTATGGGCAGAGCACGTGGCAAAACAAAGACAACTGCTGGGGGATTCCCAGCCGTGTCTGTGACCTAACACATGAGACCTCTGACATCCAGGAGCCTTACTACGGCAGGGTGAGAGCCACCTTGGCTGGTGTCTATTCCAGCTGGAGCCTCAGCTGCAGATTCACTCCCTGGCGAGAAA ctaTGGTAGGACCTCCAATGGTAACTGTGGTTCATAGCAACAACTCCATAATAGTAAAGCTCCAGGCTCCACAGTCCCCTTATAAAAGGAAGAGAGGCAGCAAAATAACAATGACAAATTATTATGATCTGCTGTATCAAGTCTTCATAATTAACAACTTGCTAGATGAG CAACACAGAGTCCTGGTGTATGAAGGGAAAGACAAGGTTATTAAAATACAAGACTTGAGGCCTGGAGTCAGCTACTGCATCGTGGCTAAAACGTACGTGCCGATGCTGGACCGCAGCAGTGCCTACAGCAGCAGGCAATGTACCGTGCTGCAGTGA